The Chaetodon trifascialis isolate fChaTrf1 chromosome 17, fChaTrf1.hap1, whole genome shotgun sequence genome has a segment encoding these proteins:
- the dennd3a gene encoding DENN domain-containing protein 3 produces MAELPSGLLEACVVVGAPSDKLRDLYQLHQQSKSNDLPLLEAEVLQVHVPPFVSKETNSSQSIGPAFSRVQRRRSFIKKKRRDRAPEVLPNGETTNRTEASSATEDISVPKDLDLIALPQLCFPGGLQVANEQKEDSYHFLVFTDLFGNRTHGVVVQYYRAVQSCQEGAVQNGHRWSSKSRLYTPFAVCVISKFPYYNALRDCLSCLLVQLRPARQSDFEETIKEFSAKLSLVPLPPPGRLHVCFSLRPLQVVLPSREDQDSPVIDIDLHLPFLCFSHAALLQVLSCLLQEQRLVFFSADWARLTLVAESLLLYLQPLSWQQPYVPVLSRGMLDFLMAPTAFLMGCHISHFEEVAAETEELILVNIDDGIIQSSWSETVDLAAIPLAAAESFISRAECLQLHYDLELCHLGVGTDANALRGQRRDWQTRLNTQIQNIMLELVVNIFRGVQDFLNHEHRVFNSEEFLRTREPADQSFYKKVLDTHIFHSFLRDRLNRKRDTFSCMEHNTRNHAHRNHAMTEFPRRPLMSELSRGGYRSYTSPNDRLSKRLGASLPNLDQSTNDTMTGIISNRPASLRKMTPDIGLKSPQKAVKVFRLPEFPPPLAYHYVQNYYSDMVASLGKAINATPPDESSLLARFHYLRGLVNTVSNRRLDALEDFQSLYKTDSDIFPSQMVKSLVESLPEAERLQADRRPELKRLISRLKRDQEREQARHDNGHEEGTVKRFQLPKKYMQLEEFVKCIQESGIVKDQGTIHRLFDALTVGHQKQVGPDLFRVFYTIWKETEAEAQEVCLPASVLEHIEPSECVFKLSSSVKTSRGVGKIAMTQRRLFLLTDGRPGYVEVAQYRDIEELKVSSAPFLLLRISSLKLRVRGRKEAFEANLKTETELWNLMVKEMWAGRNMADQHKDPQYMQQALTNALLMDAVVGSLQSSKAIYAASKLAHYDRMKMEVPMMVPKTTAETLKHKINPSLELAAPQAVDVLLYTPGQLWVSVGSGKVMVFDASSWSLTHTCLVGNARLNCMLGVDKDQVWMGSEDSVIYIISMVAMVCNRQLTEHRAEVTGLALDIDKYSQKVAYSCSAEGSVMVWDVPTLQAKRHFRLSCDRLQSVSSCNGTLWCCSRDSIMEVWRNGSVKHRLNLPEQHRGATATFSSMLLLPEREELWSVCVDSGEVCIWHFKDTNKPIHRVALQDCSGCYCMIKVKNQVWVGGISRSSTKGKIYILDTERNQVLKELHGHNDKVTALCSAEDRYVLSGAGKQDGKIAIWKVE; encoded by the exons atggcagaGCTCCCGTCTGGACTGCTGGAGGCATGTGTGGTGGTCGGAGCTCCCAGTGATAAGCTGCGAGACCTATACCAG CTTCATCAGCAGAGTAAGTCAAACGACCTCCCCCTGCTGGAAGCCGAGGTACTGCAGGTCCACGTTCCGCCCTTTGTTTCCAAGGAGACCAACTCCAGCCAGTCGATTGGTCCAGCTTTCAGTCGtgttcagaggaggaggagcttcaTCAAGAAG AAGAGGCGAGATCGTGCTCCAGAGGTGTTGCCAAATGGAGAAACAACCAATCGTACAGAAGCGTCCTCTGCAACAGAGGACATCAGCGTTCCAAAGGACCTGGACCTCATCGCCTTGCCGCAGCTCTGTTTCCCTG GTGGTCTTCAGGTAGCCAATGAGCAGAAGGAAGACAGTTATCATTTCCTGGTTTTCACTGACCTTTTTGGGAACCGAACCCACGGAGTTGTTGTGCAGTACTACAGGGCTGTACAG TCCTGCCAGGAAGGTGCTGTCCAGAATGGCCACAGGTGGAGTTCAAAATCCCGTCTCTATACGccctttgctgtgtgtgtcatctcCAAGTTCCCCTATTACAACGCTCTGAGAGACTGCTTGTCATG TCTTCTGGTCCAGTTGCGGCCTGCAAGACAAAGTGACTTTGAGGAAACGATCAAGGAGTTTTCAGCCAAGCTGTCCCTGGTCCCTTTACCACCTCCTGGACGACTACATGTG TGCTTCAGCCTCCGTCCCCTCCAAGTGGTTCTTCCATCAAGGGAGGACCAGGACAGCCCTGTTATCGACATTGACCTGCATCTGCCGTTCCTCTGTTTTAGTCATGCAGCACTGCTTCAG GTGCTGTCCTGCCTCCTTCAGGAGCAGAGGCTGGTGTTCTTCTCTGCTGACTGGGCCAGACTCACACTGGTTGCAGAGAGTTTGCTGCTGTACCTGCAG CCTTTGTCCTGGCAGCAGCCCTATGTTCCCGTCTTGTCTCGAGGAATGCTGGACTTTCTCATGGCTCCCACAGCCTTCCTGATGGGCTGTCACATCAGTCATTTTGAGGAGGTTGCTGCA GAGACAGAAGAACTAATCCTGGTGAACATTGATGATGGCATCATTCAGTCATCGTGGTCTGAAACTGTTGACTTAGCAGCTATccctctggctgcagctgaGAGCTTTATAtcaag ggcagAGTGTCTCCAGCTCCACTATGACTTGGAGCTGTGTCACCTCGGAGTGGGCACCGATGCTAACGCCCTGCGAGGCCAACGCAGAGACTGGCAGACCCGCCTCAACACGCAGATACAGAACATCATGCTGGAACTAGTGGTCAACATCTTCAG AGGCGTCCAGGACTTCCTTAACCATGAACACAGAGTTTTTAACAGTGAGGAGTTTCTGAGGACCAGAGAGCCAGCAGACCAGTCCTTTTACAAGAAG GTATTAGACACTCATATCTTCCACTCGTTCCTGCGAGACAGGCTGAACAGGAAACGGGACACCTTCAGCTGCATGGAGCACAACACGCGTAACCACGCGCACAG GAATCATGCGATGACAGAGTTCCCTCGACGGCCTCTCATGTCTGAACTGTCCAGGGGTGGCTACAGAAGCTACACCAGCCCAAATGACAGACTGAGCAAGCGGCTGGGAGCCAGTCTGCCTAACCTGGATCAATCCACCAATGACACTATGACTGGCATCATCTCCAACAGACCAGCCTCCCTCAGGAAGATGACTCCTGATATTG GATTGAAGTCCCCTCAGAAAGCAGTGAAGGTTTTCCGCCTCCCAGAGTTCCCCCCTCCACTGGCCTACCATTACGTCCAGAACTATTACTCTGACATGGTTGCTTCCCTGGGGAAGGCTATTAACGCTACACCACCTGATGAGTCTTCTCTGTTGGCCAG GTTCCACTACCTGCGTGGTTTGGTAAACACAGTGTCCAACAGGCGTCTGGATGCATTGGAGGACTTCCAGAGTCTTTATAAGACTGACTCAGATATCTTCCCCTCTCAGATGGTTAAGTCACTAGTTGAGTCTCTACCAGAGGCTGAACGGTTACAG gcagacagacggcCAGAGCTGAAACGGCTCATCAGCCGGCTCAAGAGGGACCAGGAGCGGGAGCAGGCGCGCCACGACAACGGGCACGAGGAAGGTACGGTGAAGCGCTTCCAGCTGCCGAAAAAATACATGCAGCTGGAGGAGTTTGTGAAATGCATCCAGGAGTCCGGCATCGTAAAAGACCAAGGAACCATACACAGACTGTTTGACGCTCTAACAGTGG GTCATCAGAAGCAGGTTGGTCCAGACTTGTTCAGAGTCTTCTACACCATCTGGAAGGAGACAGAGGCCGAGGCACAGGAg GTGTGCTTGCCAGCGTCTGTCTTGGAGCACATTGAGCCCAGCGAATGCGTCTTCAAACTGTCCTCGTCTGTCAAGACGAGCCGCGGCGTGGGGAAGATCGCCATGACTCAGCGACGGCTCTTCTTGCTGACCGACGGACGACCGGGATACGTGGAGGTGGCGCAGTACCGAGATATAGAG GAGCTGAAGGTGTCCTCGGCTCCCTTCCTGCTCCTGCGAATCTCCAGCCTGAAGCTGCGTGTCCGGGGCCGAAAAGAGGCGTTCGAAGCCAATTTGAAAACTGAGACTGAGCTGTGGAACCTGATGGTCAAAGAGATGTGGGCCGGGCGCAACATGGCTGACCAACACAAG GACCCCCAGTACATGCAGCAGGCGCTGACCAATGCCCTGTTAATGGACGCAGTAGTGGGCAGCCTTCAGAGCAGTAAAGCCATCTACGCTGCTTCGAAGCTGGCTCACTACGACCGCATGAAGATGGAAG TGCCCATGATGGTTCCCAAGACGACCGCAGAGACGCTTAAGCACAAAATTAACCCCTCACTGGAACTCGCTGCCCCTCAGGCTGTAGATGTACTTCTATACACACCAg gtcagCTGTGGGTGTCCGTGGGCAGTGGGAAGGTGATGGTGTTTGATGCCTCCAGCTggtccctcacacacacctgtcttgTTGGGAATGCAAGACTG AACTGCATGCTGGGAGTTGATAAGGACCAGGTCTGGATGGGCTCTGAGGACTCCGTTATCTACATCATCAGCATGGTGGCCATGGTCTGtaacagacagctgacagaacACAGGGCAGAGGTCACCGGACTGGCACTCGACATAGACAAatacag CCAGAAGGTGGCGTACTCCTGCAGTGCAGAGGGCAGCGTCATGGTGTGGGACGTCCCGACACTACAG GCGAAGAGGCACTTTCGCCTCTCCTGCGACCGCCTGCAGTCCGTCTCCAGCTGTAACGGAACACTGTGGTGCT GCTCCAGGGACAGTATAATGGAGGTGTGGAGGAACGGCTCAGTGAAACATCGCCTGAATCTgccagagcagcacagaggagccaCAGCTACGTTCAGCTCTATGCTGCTGTTACCTGag agggaggAGCTatggagtgtttgtgtggactCCGGAGAAGTGTGTATTTGGCACTTTAAGGACACTAACAAACCGATCCACCGTGTGGCTCTACAAGACTGCAGCGGCTGTTACTGCATGATCAAAGTTAAAAACCAG gTGTGGGTTGGCGGTATCAGCCGCAGTTCTACCAAAGGGAAGATTTACATCCTGGACACCGAACGTAACCAAGTCCTGAAGGAGCTCCACGGCCACAACGACAAAGTGACggcgctctgctctgctgaggaTCGCTACGTCCTCAGCGGAGCTGGCAAACAAGACGGAAAGATTGCTATCTGGAAGGTGGAGTAG